The proteins below come from a single Chryseobacterium sp. MA9 genomic window:
- a CDS encoding T9SS type A sorting domain-containing protein: MKKLLFTLWVSGFSIAYSQNLNFSDTKFKALLLSSNTTNQIAQDFNGNSIAIDNNGDGEIQLSEAQQVKVLTIRLDSDQMYIDPNGSPFDPNNINITYYNSHLPDGISDAMLFSNLEELYFWNTKTANISFTNNTKIKKVQGRPFYYDLTQGGQYMASPINLSFDNCSGIQNIADITAYQISGNMWHPDENSLRIKNCQQINSNAVISSAELRELYIENSNIQTLTFDSCTFLEKIAVPNLNTLIKISVTGGFNALGYSNQNIELIANNCTNLQEIIANTDHYESTGSYFSKVNLNGCSSLKKIMGLNAPSIDFSTAGLINLEELDCSFYNRYIYSTTSGIYFGDVNTLNLAGLPKLKTLKAFNQKITNTINFSTAQALKSIDLTNSCGYMNMVNTNNLSHLHTLKTDRFMTNGTQGANNLQNIFTKNCIALTNFAFDNNNDLRKLDLENCPGLQNLSIGYMFSNLEEINLSQCTGLKDIVVSNTKISTLDTKDCVSLQSLSLSYNELLASVNTSNNTNLESLTLANLPLLTQVNTSDNINLKNVHFNTCPQIAQHDFSTSSHLESVTLWNMSNLTSVNLRNGSIEDLVDFTNNNSNLSVCVDDAQLNELQTMYPDITFTTNCSNSFLKSDNTNFNIKQVKVFPNPVKDILQISSDTSIKNIKLIDYQERIILDRNFNQPIINIDLSGYPTAVYLIKITTDKTQVTKKIIKK; the protein is encoded by the coding sequence ATGAAAAAACTTTTATTTACCTTATGGGTAAGCGGATTTTCTATCGCTTACTCTCAGAATCTGAATTTTTCTGATACAAAGTTTAAAGCTTTACTTCTAAGCTCAAACACTACCAACCAGATTGCACAGGATTTTAATGGAAATTCTATTGCCATAGATAATAACGGAGATGGAGAGATCCAGCTTTCAGAAGCCCAACAGGTGAAAGTCCTAACGATCAGGTTAGATTCTGATCAGATGTATATTGATCCTAATGGTAGCCCATTTGATCCGAACAATATCAATATCACCTACTATAACAGCCATCTGCCGGACGGGATTTCGGATGCCATGCTGTTCTCCAATCTCGAGGAACTTTATTTTTGGAATACCAAGACTGCCAACATCAGCTTTACAAATAATACTAAAATCAAAAAAGTACAGGGAAGACCTTTCTATTATGACTTAACACAGGGAGGTCAATATATGGCTTCTCCTATTAATCTTTCTTTTGATAACTGTTCAGGAATTCAGAATATTGCCGATATCACTGCCTATCAAATCTCTGGGAATATGTGGCACCCTGATGAAAATAGCTTAAGGATAAAAAACTGTCAGCAAATCAACAGTAATGCAGTTATTAGTTCTGCAGAGCTTAGAGAACTGTATATTGAGAATTCCAATATTCAAACACTTACATTTGATTCCTGTACATTTTTGGAAAAGATTGCCGTTCCTAATCTGAATACTTTAATAAAAATTTCAGTAACAGGAGGTTTCAACGCTTTAGGGTATTCAAATCAAAATATTGAGCTGATCGCCAATAATTGTACAAATCTGCAGGAGATCATTGCAAATACGGATCATTATGAATCAACAGGATCATATTTCTCCAAAGTAAACCTTAATGGCTGCTCTTCTTTAAAAAAAATAATGGGACTGAATGCTCCATCTATTGATTTCAGTACAGCAGGACTGATTAACCTTGAAGAATTAGACTGTTCTTTCTATAACAGATACATATACTCTACCACCTCCGGAATTTATTTCGGGGATGTGAATACATTAAACCTTGCAGGTCTTCCAAAACTAAAAACCCTGAAGGCCTTCAATCAAAAGATCACCAATACTATAAACTTCAGTACTGCACAAGCATTGAAAAGCATTGATCTCACCAATTCCTGCGGATATATGAATATGGTAAACACCAATAATCTTTCTCATTTGCATACCTTAAAAACGGATCGTTTTATGACCAATGGAACACAAGGGGCAAACAATCTTCAGAACATTTTCACTAAAAATTGTATTGCACTCACGAATTTTGCATTCGACAATAATAACGACTTAAGAAAACTTGATTTAGAAAACTGTCCGGGGCTGCAGAATTTATCAATCGGGTATATGTTTTCTAACTTAGAAGAGATCAACCTCTCCCAATGTACCGGGCTTAAAGATATTGTGGTAAGCAATACAAAAATATCCACTCTGGATACCAAAGACTGTGTTTCTCTGCAATCATTGAGTCTGTCCTACAATGAACTCCTTGCTTCAGTCAATACATCAAATAATACAAATTTAGAATCATTAACATTGGCAAATCTGCCTTTGCTTACCCAGGTCAACACTTCCGATAATATTAATCTGAAGAATGTACACTTTAATACCTGCCCTCAGATTGCACAGCATGATTTTTCCACATCATCACATCTGGAATCCGTTACCTTATGGAATATGTCTAATCTCACTTCTGTTAATCTGAGAAATGGATCTATAGAAGATCTCGTTGATTTCACCAATAACAACTCTAATTTATCAGTTTGTGTAGATGATGCTCAACTTAATGAACTTCAGACAATGTATCCTGATATCACATTTACTACGAACTGCAGCAATTCTTTCCTGAAGAGTGACAACACAAACTTCAATATAAAACAGGTCAAAGTTTTCCCTAATCCGGTAAAAGATATCTTGCAGATAAGCTCCGATACTTCTATAAAAAATATAAAACTTATTGATTATCAAGAAAGAATTATTTTGGACAGAAACTTCAATCAGCCTATTATAAATATTGATCTTTCAGGCTATCCTACTGCCGTTTATCTCATAAAAATTACTACTGATAAAACTCAGGTTACCAAAAAAATCATTAAAAAATAA
- a CDS encoding ribonucleoside-diphosphate reductase subunit alpha, with the protein MEEQNSNIWWLNEESEQMLNRGYLLKGETVDGAIDRITTAAAKRLYKPELQPAFKEMITKGWISFSSPVWANMGTERGLPISCFNAHIPDSIEGITHKMGEVIMQTKIGGGTSGYFGELRNRGTAVTDNGKSSGAVSFMKLFDTAMDVVSQGGVRRGAFAAYLDIDHGDIEEFLSIKDIGSPIQNLFTGVCVPDYWMQDMIDGDMEKRKVWARVLESRQQKGLPYIFFTDNVNRNKPQVYKDLGMTVNASNLCSEIMLPSTMEESFICCLSSMNLELYDEWKDTDAVKLAVYFLDAVLSEFIDKTEGNYYLQGARNFAMRHRALGLGVLGYHSYLQKNMIPFESFEATQFNARAFRHIKEQAEQASRELANIYGEPEVLKGYGLRNTTTMAIAPTTSSSAILGQTSPGIEPFSSNYYKAGLAKGNFMRKNKYLAKLLKEKGLDNEETWRTIMLNHGSVQHLNELTPEEKAVFKTFKEISPMEIISQAAQRQQYIDQAQSLNLQIPSTMPVKDVNYLYIEAWKKGVKTLYYQRSSSVSKEMMVNFVSCSSCEA; encoded by the coding sequence ATGGAAGAGCAAAATTCAAATATATGGTGGCTCAATGAAGAGTCTGAGCAGATGCTGAACAGAGGATATCTGTTGAAAGGTGAAACGGTAGACGGTGCTATCGACAGAATTACCACTGCCGCTGCAAAAAGGTTATACAAACCAGAGCTTCAACCGGCATTCAAAGAGATGATCACAAAAGGATGGATCAGCTTCTCGTCTCCTGTATGGGCTAATATGGGAACAGAAAGAGGTCTTCCTATCTCATGTTTCAACGCTCACATTCCGGACAGCATCGAAGGGATTACTCATAAAATGGGTGAAGTCATCATGCAGACTAAAATTGGAGGTGGTACTTCAGGATATTTTGGAGAATTGAGAAACAGAGGAACAGCCGTAACTGATAACGGGAAGTCTTCAGGAGCAGTTTCATTCATGAAACTTTTTGATACTGCAATGGATGTTGTTTCTCAGGGAGGCGTAAGAAGAGGTGCTTTTGCTGCTTACCTAGATATTGACCACGGAGATATTGAAGAGTTTTTATCCATTAAAGATATCGGTAGCCCTATTCAGAACCTGTTTACCGGAGTATGCGTACCAGATTACTGGATGCAGGATATGATTGATGGTGATATGGAAAAACGTAAGGTTTGGGCAAGAGTATTGGAAAGCCGCCAGCAAAAAGGTCTTCCGTATATTTTCTTCACAGACAACGTGAACAGAAACAAGCCTCAGGTTTATAAAGATTTAGGAATGACGGTGAATGCAAGTAATCTTTGCTCTGAAATCATGCTTCCGTCTACGATGGAAGAATCTTTCATCTGCTGTCTGTCTTCCATGAACCTTGAACTGTATGATGAGTGGAAAGATACAGATGCTGTAAAATTAGCAGTATACTTCCTTGATGCTGTATTATCAGAGTTTATTGACAAAACTGAAGGCAACTACTATCTACAGGGAGCAAGAAATTTTGCAATGCGTCACAGAGCTCTTGGATTAGGAGTTTTAGGGTATCATTCTTATTTACAGAAAAATATGATTCCGTTTGAAAGCTTTGAGGCAACTCAATTCAATGCAAGAGCATTCAGACATATTAAAGAACAGGCTGAGCAGGCTTCAAGAGAGCTTGCCAACATCTACGGAGAACCGGAAGTATTGAAAGGGTACGGATTAAGAAATACCACAACAATGGCTATCGCTCCTACCACTTCAAGTTCTGCCATCTTAGGACAGACATCTCCGGGAATCGAGCCTTTCTCTTCTAACTATTATAAAGCAGGTCTTGCTAAAGGAAACTTTATGCGTAAGAACAAATACCTGGCAAAATTATTGAAAGAAAAAGGGCTGGATAACGAAGAAACGTGGAGAACAATTATGCTCAACCATGGATCTGTACAGCATCTGAATGAGCTTACTCCTGAAGAAAAGGCAGTATTCAAAACATTCAAGGAAATTTCTCCAATGGAAATTATCTCTCAGGCAGCACAGAGACAGCAATACATTGACCAGGCACAGTCGCTGAATCTTCAGATTCCTTCTACAATGCCTGTAAAAGATGTCAACTATCTTTATATTGAAGCTTGGAAAAAAGGAGTAAAAACACTTTACTACCAAAGAAGTTCATCTGTTTCAAAAGAAATGATGGTCAACTTCGTATCATGTTCAAGCTGTGAGGCATAG
- a CDS encoding ABC transporter permease, which translates to MNIIFKKDTWQEIYYSLRNNKLRTFLTMIGVGWGMFLYVSLLGAAKGMENGFDKLFSGFATNSIFLWAQKTSIPYEGFPKGREVHLNLADMEMLKRKVTAIDYISPQNARGSFTGTPGEAMSRNGKNGTYSLTGDYSVGNKISEKKLTFGRYINDADVSGNKNVVVIGEEIYKNFFEAKKKENPIGKSINIKGLFFNVIGVFRVKKGGGFENDRTAFIPLSTYTKMYNAGDQIDMFAIVSKSNANVNSVEEDVKQVLKTKNKVSPEDTNAFGSFNLGKEFKKLTGFLTGMQLLTIIVGTLTILAGVIAISNILLITVKERTKEIGIRRALGAKPAEVRNQILLESVVITLSSGLLGFMFGIFVLMILNAVTQGQDSFPFYNPTVNYGNVFAAMAVMVILGLIIGMIPAQRAVKIRPIEALRTE; encoded by the coding sequence GTGAATATCATATTTAAAAAAGATACTTGGCAGGAGATTTATTACTCATTGAGAAATAATAAACTCCGAACTTTTCTTACCATGATTGGCGTAGGATGGGGAATGTTTTTGTATGTAAGCCTTCTTGGAGCAGCAAAAGGAATGGAAAATGGTTTTGATAAACTGTTCTCAGGTTTTGCTACCAATTCAATATTCCTGTGGGCACAGAAAACATCAATTCCATATGAAGGATTTCCTAAAGGAAGAGAAGTTCACCTGAACTTAGCCGATATGGAAATGCTGAAAAGAAAAGTAACTGCCATAGATTATATCTCGCCACAAAATGCAAGAGGAAGCTTTACCGGAACACCAGGAGAAGCGATGTCCAGAAACGGGAAGAACGGAACGTATTCGCTTACCGGAGACTACTCTGTAGGAAATAAAATTTCAGAAAAGAAACTGACCTTCGGACGTTATATCAATGATGCTGATGTTTCAGGAAATAAAAATGTAGTGGTTATAGGAGAAGAAATTTACAAGAACTTCTTTGAGGCCAAGAAAAAAGAAAATCCTATAGGAAAATCGATCAATATTAAAGGATTGTTCTTTAATGTAATCGGAGTTTTCCGTGTGAAAAAAGGAGGCGGATTTGAAAATGACCGGACAGCTTTTATTCCACTTTCTACCTATACAAAAATGTATAATGCAGGAGACCAGATTGACATGTTTGCTATTGTAAGTAAGTCTAATGCCAATGTGAATTCCGTAGAAGAAGATGTAAAGCAGGTTTTAAAAACAAAAAATAAAGTTTCGCCTGAAGATACCAATGCTTTCGGAAGTTTTAACCTCGGAAAAGAGTTTAAAAAACTGACAGGCTTCCTTACGGGAATGCAGTTATTAACAATCATTGTTGGTACACTTACCATTCTTGCGGGAGTAATTGCCATTTCGAATATCCTGTTGATTACCGTAAAAGAAAGAACCAAAGAAATCGGGATCAGAAGAGCGCTGGGTGCAAAGCCGGCAGAAGTAAGAAATCAGATTTTGCTGGAAAGTGTTGTGATCACGCTCTCCTCGGGATTATTAGGCTTTATGTTTGGAATTTTTGTACTGATGATCCTTAATGCTGTTACACAGGGACAGGATTCATTTCCATTCTATAATCCGACAGTTAACTATGGAAACGTGTTTGCAGCGATGGCTGTAATGGTGATTCTAGGATTGATAATCGGGATGATTCCTGCGCAGAGAGCAGTAAAGATCAGACCTATTGAAGCATTAAGAACAGAGTAA
- a CDS encoding glycosyltransferase family 39 protein has protein sequence MKKDYWILVLFIIAKFALQYSLISPEYELHRDEYLHLDQANHLAWGYLSVPPVNSWLAWMIKILGNSIFWVKFFPALFGAVTIALTWKIVEELNGSLFAKILACLGILFSVLLRVNMLFQPTSLEIFLWLFLYYSLIKYFNSQKVKWLYIGAIIFGIGILNKYNIAFSLLGLIPALLLTEQRKIFMQSHVYWAALLALMIIFPNLLWQYQNQFPVIHHMKELSEKQLVNVDRMDFMKSQILFFIGVIFVIIAGWGALLLYKPFEKFRFFFWSYIITITLFLFFKAKDYYAIGLYPVYIAFGSVFLSHLFEKGWKRFLKPISILIPILLFLPLYNVAFPNKSPAYIESHQDQYRKFGLLRWEDGKNHPLPQDFADMQGWKELAQKVDKEYSRLSKSGNTMVLCDNYGQTGAINYYSKAGVVAMSFHADYINWIDLSKKYKNVIRVKDAPEAGKELEESGSFFEVAKLKDSITNSYAREKGTAIFSLQGAKIDINKRIQDEIVEVKSEWK, from the coding sequence ATGAAAAAAGACTATTGGATTCTGGTTCTTTTTATTATTGCAAAGTTTGCTCTTCAATACTCGCTGATAAGTCCCGAGTATGAACTTCACAGGGATGAATACCTGCATCTTGATCAGGCGAATCATCTTGCATGGGGTTATCTCTCTGTTCCACCCGTTAACTCCTGGCTGGCCTGGATGATTAAAATACTTGGGAATTCCATCTTTTGGGTTAAATTTTTTCCAGCTTTGTTCGGAGCAGTGACAATTGCGCTCACCTGGAAAATTGTTGAAGAGCTCAATGGAAGTCTGTTTGCTAAAATATTGGCCTGTTTAGGAATATTATTTTCAGTGCTTCTTCGGGTAAATATGCTGTTTCAGCCTACGTCTTTAGAAATTTTTCTGTGGCTGTTCCTTTATTATAGTCTGATTAAATATTTTAATTCCCAAAAAGTAAAGTGGCTTTACATAGGAGCCATCATTTTCGGAATAGGAATATTAAATAAATACAATATTGCTTTTTCATTATTAGGGCTTATTCCTGCATTATTATTGACAGAGCAAAGGAAGATTTTTATGCAGTCTCATGTGTATTGGGCTGCACTTTTAGCTTTGATGATTATTTTTCCCAATCTTCTCTGGCAATATCAGAATCAGTTTCCGGTCATTCATCATATGAAAGAACTTTCTGAAAAGCAGCTTGTAAATGTAGACCGAATGGATTTTATGAAATCTCAGATTCTATTTTTCATAGGAGTCATCTTTGTGATTATTGCGGGCTGGGGAGCATTATTGCTGTACAAACCTTTTGAGAAATTCAGATTTTTCTTCTGGAGTTATATCATTACAATTACTCTGTTTTTATTTTTTAAAGCAAAAGACTACTACGCAATAGGACTTTATCCGGTGTATATTGCTTTTGGCTCCGTTTTCCTTAGTCATTTATTTGAAAAAGGATGGAAGAGATTTTTGAAACCGATCAGTATTCTCATTCCGATACTTTTATTTCTTCCTTTATATAATGTAGCCTTTCCGAATAAAAGTCCTGCATATATAGAATCCCATCAGGATCAATACAGAAAATTCGGACTGCTTCGGTGGGAAGATGGAAAAAATCATCCGTTACCTCAGGATTTTGCCGATATGCAGGGCTGGAAAGAATTGGCTCAAAAAGTTGATAAAGAATATTCCCGACTGTCAAAGTCAGGAAATACCATGGTTCTGTGTGACAACTACGGACAGACAGGAGCTATAAATTATTATTCCAAGGCCGGCGTTGTAGCCATGTCATTTCATGCAGACTATATCAATTGGATAGATTTAAGCAAAAAATATAAAAATGTTATCAGAGTCAAAGATGCCCCCGAAGCAGGAAAAGAGCTTGAAGAATCCGGTTCTTTTTTTGAAGTTGCAAAATTAAAAGATTCCATTACCAATTCGTATGCGAGAGAAAAAGGTACTGCAATTTTCAGTTTACAGGGAGCAAAAATAGATATCAATAAAAGAATTCAGGACGAAATTGTTGAAGTTAAAAGTGAATGGAAATAG
- a CDS encoding efflux RND transporter periplasmic adaptor subunit: MKKKFTWKKAIYIVLGLLFAVALFSGLGYLVKSNSKEGEAFLTRKPTVQNMDDKVMATGKIVPKEEIEIKPNIAGIIDKILVKEGDKVEVGQLIATVKIVPSISEVNASQQEVQNAQIQISNAQMNVGNMQKQFEMQEKLYKQGVASKQEYLNSQQQLFSQQQTLKNAQQQLNTAQKRLQIAKTGATPELKGQGLATTEIRSKASGTVLEVPVKAGSQVIEANNFNAGTTICSVADLNVLIFKGEIDEAQAGKLSEGMNMNIVIGALQNKTFPGKLTMIAPKGKDNAGTIKFPVEGNVTNPNNEYIRAGFSANGEIVLSSQKNALLLDESLVQYEKKQGKDVPFVEVKQKDGKFKKVYVKLGASDGINVQVLPGSNITKDTEVKVWNPSDKDKEELKEKANKK, from the coding sequence ATGAAAAAGAAATTCACCTGGAAAAAAGCCATTTATATTGTTTTGGGGCTTTTATTTGCAGTGGCATTGTTCTCTGGGCTTGGCTATCTTGTAAAATCTAACTCTAAAGAAGGTGAGGCTTTCCTTACCCGTAAGCCTACTGTTCAGAATATGGATGATAAGGTAATGGCTACGGGGAAAATTGTTCCAAAAGAAGAAATTGAAATCAAACCCAATATTGCAGGGATTATAGATAAGATCTTAGTAAAAGAAGGAGATAAAGTAGAGGTGGGACAACTGATTGCTACAGTGAAAATTGTTCCAAGCATCTCTGAAGTAAACGCTTCTCAGCAGGAAGTTCAGAATGCGCAGATCCAGATCAGCAACGCCCAGATGAATGTAGGAAATATGCAGAAGCAGTTTGAGATGCAGGAGAAACTATACAAGCAGGGAGTAGCTTCTAAACAGGAATACCTGAACTCTCAGCAACAGTTGTTTTCTCAGCAGCAGACTTTGAAAAATGCTCAGCAGCAATTGAATACCGCTCAAAAAAGATTGCAGATCGCTAAAACAGGAGCAACTCCTGAACTTAAAGGGCAAGGCTTAGCTACCACTGAAATCCGTTCCAAAGCTTCAGGTACTGTACTTGAAGTTCCTGTAAAAGCCGGAAGCCAGGTGATTGAAGCCAATAACTTCAACGCAGGTACTACAATCTGTTCAGTTGCAGATCTGAACGTTTTGATCTTTAAAGGTGAAATTGACGAAGCTCAAGCTGGAAAGCTAAGCGAAGGTATGAATATGAATATCGTAATCGGTGCATTACAAAACAAAACTTTCCCTGGAAAACTTACCATGATTGCGCCTAAAGGAAAAGATAATGCAGGAACTATTAAATTTCCGGTAGAAGGAAACGTAACTAATCCTAATAATGAGTATATTAGAGCAGGTTTTTCTGCAAACGGTGAAATTGTTTTGAGTTCTCAGAAAAATGCATTATTATTGGATGAATCTTTAGTTCAGTATGAAAAGAAACAAGGTAAAGACGTTCCTTTTGTAGAAGTGAAACAAAAAGATGGAAAATTCAAAAAAGTATATGTGAAACTGGGAGCAAGCGATGGTATCAACGTTCAGGTTCTTCCGGGATCAAATATTACAAAAGACACTGAAGTAAAAGTTTGGAACCCGTCTGACAAAGACAAAGAAGAACTGAAAGAAAAAGCGAATAAAAAATAA
- a CDS encoding ribonucleotide-diphosphate reductase subunit beta, whose protein sequence is MGIFDKRVSYKPFEYPEVLQFVEAINKSFWVHSEVDFTADVQDFHSQLEPHEKHAVKNALLAIAQIEVSVKTFWGNLYNHLPKPEFNGLGSTFAECEFRHSEAYSRLLEVLGYNDEFLNVIEIPAVKGRIEFLGNALKHANSATPKEYVSALLLFSILVENVSLFSQFAIILSFTRFKGFMKNVSNIIAWTSVDEQIHANAGIYLINKIREEQPDLLTDSDIEDIYTLVDESIAREGDILSWIFELGEIDNVSKEDLLNFMKYRVDDSLKKINMKTRYNITPEQYKPMVWFEEEVFANSLDDFFAKRPVDYTKHDKSITANDLF, encoded by the coding sequence ATGGGAATTTTTGATAAAAGAGTAAGCTATAAGCCATTTGAATACCCGGAGGTTCTTCAATTTGTAGAGGCAATCAACAAATCGTTCTGGGTGCATTCGGAAGTGGACTTTACTGCAGATGTTCAGGATTTTCATTCGCAGTTGGAACCACATGAAAAGCACGCTGTGAAAAATGCGCTGTTAGCCATTGCACAGATCGAGGTGTCTGTAAAGACATTCTGGGGAAATTTATACAACCACCTTCCAAAGCCGGAATTCAATGGATTAGGATCTACTTTTGCAGAATGCGAGTTCCGCCATTCTGAAGCATATTCCCGTTTATTAGAGGTATTAGGATATAATGATGAATTCCTTAACGTGATCGAAATTCCTGCTGTAAAAGGAAGAATCGAGTTTTTAGGAAATGCTTTAAAGCATGCTAATTCTGCTACTCCAAAAGAATATGTTTCCGCTTTATTGTTGTTCAGTATTTTAGTGGAGAATGTTTCTCTTTTCTCGCAGTTTGCTATCATCCTTTCTTTCACAAGATTCAAAGGATTCATGAAAAATGTTTCCAATATCATCGCATGGACTTCAGTAGATGAGCAGATTCATGCTAATGCAGGAATCTACCTGATCAATAAAATCCGTGAGGAACAACCTGACTTATTAACAGACAGCGATATTGAAGATATCTACACTTTAGTAGATGAGTCTATCGCAAGAGAAGGAGATATCCTTAGCTGGATATTTGAATTAGGAGAAATTGATAATGTTTCCAAGGAAGACCTGTTGAACTTCATGAAATACCGTGTGGATGACAGCTTGAAGAAAATCAATATGAAAACAAGATACAACATCACTCCAGAGCAATACAAACCAATGGTATGGTTCGAAGAGGAAGTTTTCGCGAATTCATTAGATGATTTCTTTGCAAAAAGACCTGTAGACTATACGAAGCACGATAAAAGTATTACAGCAAACGATTTGTTTTAA
- a CDS encoding ABC transporter ATP-binding protein has protein sequence MLVIQDLNKSYDTGKSKLHVLKGINLNISEGEFVSIMGSSGSGKSTLLNIIGILDEKDSGTYELDGVPIEHLSEIKAAEYRSRFLGFIFQSFNLINYKTALENVALPLYYQNVPRKERNQKAMEYLEKVGLAQWANHLPSELSGGQKQRVAIARALITNPKVVLADEPTGALDSKTTHDIMKLLQDINNEGKTIIVVTHEPDVAAQTKRNVILKDGVIESDEFIKQIVL, from the coding sequence ATGTTAGTAATTCAGGATTTAAATAAGTCATACGATACAGGGAAAAGCAAGCTTCATGTTCTCAAAGGAATTAATCTGAATATTTCTGAAGGGGAGTTTGTTTCTATTATGGGTAGTTCCGGTTCCGGAAAATCTACGCTTCTTAATATTATTGGGATTCTGGATGAAAAAGATTCAGGAACCTATGAATTGGATGGAGTTCCTATCGAACATTTATCTGAAATAAAAGCTGCGGAATACAGAAGCAGGTTTTTAGGATTTATTTTTCAGTCTTTTAACCTTATCAATTATAAAACAGCTTTAGAAAATGTAGCACTTCCTCTGTACTATCAGAATGTACCGAGAAAAGAACGAAATCAGAAAGCTATGGAATATCTGGAGAAAGTAGGACTGGCACAATGGGCAAACCATCTTCCGAGTGAACTTTCCGGAGGACAGAAACAAAGAGTGGCTATTGCCAGAGCTTTGATTACCAATCCAAAAGTAGTACTGGCAGATGAGCCTACCGGAGCATTGGACTCTAAAACTACTCATGATATTATGAAACTTCTTCAGGATATCAACAACGAAGGAAAAACAATCATCGTCGTAACCCACGAACCGGATGTTGCTGCACAAACCAAAAGAAATGTAATACTGAAGGACGGGGTTATTGAAAGTGATGAGTTTATTAAGCAGATAGTGCTTTAG
- a CDS encoding ABC transporter permease, whose amino-acid sequence MFDLDRWQEIFSSIRSNVLRTVLSGFTVALGLFIFIVLFGIGKGLQNAFSEGFAGDAKNLIIISTGKATLAYKGLQSDRNVSMNNADYDFLINADKKKAGPSSPRYSANLMVKYGKESGLYQINGAEPGEQVIENRKIIDGRYVTSMDLTRKLNVAVIGRMVQRDLIKNGNPIGKELDINGTMYKVIGVFSDDGGDRDERHITVPITTLQQMKKGSDTVNIAYITYNDKLTPDQAIKYGDELQDKLKARKNVSPDDENGVRVWNNAKNMNDTFTFMAVLTAIVGFIGLGTLLAGIIGISNIMVYIVKERTKEIGVRKAIGAKPSGIVGLIVQESVVITVVSGLVGVGIGVLTLSLIGNSLEEFFIKSPSVGWGAIIMAFIALIFSGLIAGFVPAYRASRIKPIEALRTE is encoded by the coding sequence ATGTTTGACCTAGATCGTTGGCAGGAAATATTCAGTTCTATCCGGAGTAATGTACTTAGGACGGTACTTTCAGGGTTTACAGTAGCCTTGGGACTGTTTATTTTTATTGTACTTTTTGGAATTGGAAAAGGGCTTCAGAATGCTTTCTCTGAAGGATTTGCCGGAGATGCTAAAAACCTTATTATTATTTCAACAGGAAAAGCCACTTTAGCTTATAAGGGCTTACAGTCTGATAGAAATGTTTCAATGAATAACGCAGACTATGATTTTTTGATTAATGCAGATAAGAAAAAAGCTGGTCCTTCAAGTCCTAGGTATAGCGCCAATTTAATGGTGAAATATGGGAAAGAGAGCGGTCTTTATCAGATCAATGGTGCTGAGCCGGGGGAGCAGGTTATTGAAAATAGAAAAATTATTGATGGTCGTTATGTGACATCTATGGATTTGACAAGGAAATTAAATGTTGCAGTAATTGGAAGAATGGTTCAGCGGGATTTGATCAAAAATGGAAATCCCATTGGAAAAGAGCTGGATATTAATGGAACGATGTATAAGGTGATCGGAGTCTTTTCAGATGATGGAGGAGACAGGGATGAAAGACATATTACAGTTCCTATTACGACCTTGCAGCAGATGAAAAAGGGTTCTGATACGGTGAATATAGCATATATCACATATAATGATAAGTTGACTCCGGATCAGGCCATAAAATACGGTGATGAGCTGCAAGATAAATTGAAAGCCAGGAAAAATGTTTCTCCTGATGATGAAAATGGAGTTCGTGTCTGGAATAATGCCAAAAACATGAATGATACATTTACGTTTATGGCAGTTCTTACAGCCATTGTTGGATTTATTGGTCTGGGGACATTGCTTGCGGGGATTATCGGGATCAGTAATATCATGGTGTATATCGTGAAAGAAAGAACCAAAGAAATCGGAGTACGAAAAGCCATTGGGGCAAAACCAAGTGGAATTGTAGGCCTAATTGTTCAGGAAAGCGTTGTAATTACAGTGGTATCCGGGCTTGTTGGAGTAGGAATTGGGGTTTTGACATTAAGTCTTATTGGTAATAGTCTTGAAGAGTTTTTCATCAAAAGTCCGAGCGTAGGCTGGGGAGCTATTATTATGGCATTTATTGCACTGATTTTTTCAGGATTGATTGCTGGATTTGTACCGGCATACAGAGCTTCAAGAATCAAACCGATTGAAGCATTGAGAACAGAGTAA